DNA sequence from the Podospora pseudocomata strain CBS 415.72m chromosome 2 map unlocalized CBS415.72m_2.2, whole genome shotgun sequence genome:
GCACTATTCCTACCGGACttttattgttgttgtttgttgttgctgtggttttttttttttctggctGGCGGGAAAAGCATAAACAGCGGCGGAtagtttgggttgggttggttgataTATCTCTTGTTTGGCAGCTACTGCAAGGGAAGAACTTGGGGATTTAACTGAAAGGAAAAGATGGCTTCGGATGATACCCTCCCGACGCTCAAGGTGTTGCTTATTGGGCCGTCGGGGGCGGGGAAGAGTGCttgtgagtttttttttttcttcttcatgtTTATGTTGTGAGAGTTGTTGTCACATGTTTTTATTCTGttctggtggtgaggtggtcaCCGTATATGACCGGTCGGTGGCCTCAACGGGTCGTGATCAACCCCTGGCTTCGCATGATATGGCCTGGGATGTTTCTTCATGGCTTGGAGGTGATGATCccttcatcaccccctcaTTTTCACAACACTCACAACTACCACCTCACAGCTTGATCTCACTAACACTCACTCACCCATTCTTACTCAGTACTAACCCGCTACTGCGACGATGAATTCGACCCCGAAACCTCGGCCGCAACGATAGGGATTGATTTCAAGGtactcccttccccccttttcctccttaCCCGTCACtgacaacccctcccctccccctagATCAAAGTCCTCAACGTCCGCGGCAAACCCTACCGTCTCACCCTCTTCGACACCGCAGGCCAGGAACGGTTccgcaccctctccacctcgtTCTACCGCGGCGCGCACGGGGTGTTGCTCGTGTACGACATCTCGACGCGGGCGAGCTTTTTGAGCATGGAGAGGTGGTTCAACGAGGCGGAGGCGAAcacggtggagggggttgcgCTTTATCTGGTAagcccccccgcccccttacatcacatcacatgtACCTTGAACTTTTCCACCGCTATGCTGTGGCTAACATAAGAATAGGTCGGGGCAAAGTTGGACAAGGCCGACGCAAGGGAGGTCACCacggaggaggggcaggcgCTCGCCGAGGCGCACGGGGCAAAGTTTTGCGAGGCGAGCGCAAAGACTAGGGAGAATGTGAGGTTGGCGTTTGTGGATATTGTGGATAGGATTGTGCAGACTCCGGGGTTGATACAGAATGCTAGACTGGGAagggcggcgggggcggtggcgttggggaatggtgggagtagtgggagtggtggtggtgatgggtatGGGGCTTATTTGCCGGGgggttgttcttgttgagcaAGGGGATTAGAGGGGAAAAGGGCGTTGATCATGAAGAGGTTTGGAGTTTGAGGGTTGGTTCGGTAAATTAGAAGAGAGCGAGGCAtggcgatggatggatgggtggtgaggggagTTGGGATACACTTCAGACTATTGAGACAGCACAGAGAGTTTTGATACCCCCAGGCTTTTTTGGATTATGGATGGAAGTACATTGTACACCTTTTCTTCTGCTTATCAAGTGTCCTTGTGTTTAAGTACTTGTTGTGTTTGGTCTATAATTTCTGTTTATGTCTAAGTGGTGTGTGCTGTTGACGcatacccctccctctcttaTGCAATATTGGCATTTGATGGACGATGGACAATAAATATACAAATCAACCTCTCTCCGGCCATCTATTCCTTCGGACTCAaaaactccaccaccgccctcctaAACGCCTCGGGATTCTCACTAATCAACCAATGGCCCGCCTCGACATCCACCAGCTCAAACCTGGGGAAAAACTGGCCTATCAGCGGGATGACCTCGTCAGGGACATATTTCGACTTTGTTCCCCTGACAAACAGCGCCGGTTTCTCAAACCTGACCTCTCTGGGATCTTTAAAGGGAAAGTCACCCAGGTGATCGAGCGCCTTCCCGATGATGCTCAGCGGAACCTTGAACTTTTGGACCTGAGACTCGGGGtggcggggacggtggaggtttCCGAGGAGGAACTGGCGGATTGTGACGGAGGGTTCGTAGGACTGGAGGATGGAGTCTGCTTGGGATTGTTTGGTGACCTCGGAGGATTCGATCTCTTTCATGCCGCGGATGTAGCGGGCAAAGTCGGACTCAAGGCGGGCGTCGACGGGGGCGTTGTCGAcggagatgagggaggagattagggtgggggaggtgagagagagggtcATTGCTGCTTTGGCGCCcctgagaggagagggggttggtaaGATAatgggggaaggaggggggagggggacgaaCATGGAGTGGCCGATCAGGCAAGGGTCTTTGAGGTCGTGCTGCTTGATAAAGTCGCCTACGTcggcggccatggcggtgTAGTTGTGGTGGGGGTCGTGGGGGGAGTCCCCGTGGTTGCGGAGGTCCTTTTTTGGTGTCAGCGATGGTTGTTGATATGGGGTTTAGGTGCAGGTACAATGGCGTAGACGGAGCGGCCTAGGTCACGGGCGAGGACTCTTGTCATATTGTTAGTATGATACGTAGGTGAGtaagagagggagagagggagataCATACTTACTTATCGTTCTGTTATTCTTCTTCGACCCAAACAACCCGTGCATGAAAACAATAGGCGAGTTCTTGTTGGGGTTACCAACCGACGGCTTGGCCGGCTCGTGAAGATCATACGCCAGAGGGACGGTGGAATatctcatcttcatcgtttGGCATAATGAAGGTGTGAGCGTCCTTTTGGCAACGAGCCGAAGGGCTGTCGCTCTTGGGGCCATCGTaatctttttctctttttcttcttcgtgAGTTGAATGAGTGTCGGTTATATCGCAGGTAAAGAGTGAAAAATGCAGGGACCTGAACCCTGATTATGTACAATGTTGAGATATGCACGGTGAGTCCCCGCCGAAGTGACAG
Encoded proteins:
- a CDS encoding uncharacterized protein (COG:U; EggNog:ENOG503P24C), with amino-acid sequence MASDDTLPTLKVLLIGPSGAGKSALLTRYCDDEFDPETSAATIGIDFKIKVLNVRGKPYRLTLFDTAGQERFRTLSTSFYRGAHGVLLVYDISTRASFLSMERWFNEAEANTVEGVALYLVGAKLDKADAREVTTEEGQALAEAHGAKFCEASAKTRENVRLAFVDIVDRIVQTPGLIQNARLGRAAGAVALGNGGSSGSGGGDGYGAYLPGGCSC
- a CDS encoding uncharacterized protein (MEROPS:MER0031610; COG:S; EggNog:ENOG503NY7B) produces the protein MAPRATALRLVAKRTLTPSLCQTMKMRYSTVPLAYDLHEPAKPSVGNPNKNSPIVFMHGLFGSKKNNRTISKVLARDLGRSVYAIDLRNHGDSPHDPHHNYTAMAADVGDFIKQHDLKDPCLIGHSMFVPLPPPSPIILPTPSPLRGAKAAMTLSLTSPTLISSLISVDNAPVDARLESDFARYIRGMKEIESSEVTKQSQADSILQSYEPSVTIRQFLLGNLHRPRHPESQVQKFKVPLSIIGKALDHLGDFPFKDPREVRFEKPALFVRGTKSKYVPDEVIPLIGQFFPRFELVDVEAGHWLISENPEAFRRAVVEFLSPKE